The Bos indicus x Bos taurus breed Angus x Brahman F1 hybrid chromosome 3, Bos_hybrid_MaternalHap_v2.0, whole genome shotgun sequence genome includes a window with the following:
- the LOC113882701 gene encoding olfactory receptor 6N1, producing MKPGNWSQVTEFIILGFPHLQGVQAFLFLLLLLIYLTTVLGNLLIFLVVCLDFRLHTPMYLLVSILSLLELGYTAATTPKMLSNLLSEKKTISFSGCLLQIYFFHSLGATECYLLTAMAYDRYLAICQPLHYPTRMTPALCVKIAVGCWLGGLAGPVAEISLVSHLPFCGPNRIQHIFCDFPPVLSLACTDTSINVLVDFVINSCKILATFLLILSSYVQITCTVLRIPSAAGKKKAFSTCASHLTVVLIFYGSILFMYVRLKKSYSLDYDRALAVVYSVLTPFLNPFIYSLRNKEIKEAVRRQLKRMGILE from the coding sequence ATGAAGCCCGGGAATTGGAGCCAGGTAACAGAGTTCATCATCTTGGGCTTTCCCCATCTTCAGGGTGTTcaggcttttctcttcctcttgttACTCCTAATCTACCTCACTACCGTCCTGGGAAACCTGCTGATATTCTTGGTGGTCTGCCTGGACTTCCGGCTCCATACACCCATGTACCTCCTTGTCAGCATCCTCTCCTTACTGGAGCTTGGCTACACAGCTGCCACCACTCCCAAGATGCTGTCGAACTTGCTCAGTGAGAAGAagaccatttctttctctggatgCCTCCTGCAAATCTACTTCTTCCACTCTCTTGGGGCTACTGAATGCTATCTTCTCACAGCTATGGCTTATGACAGATACTTAGCCATCTGTCAACCCCTCCACTACCCTACTCGCATGACCCCAGCACTCTGTGTCAAGATTGCTGTCGGCTGTTGGTTGGGAGGCTTGGCTGGGCCAGTGGCTGAAATTTCCTTGGTCTCCCACCTCCCTTTTTGTGGTCCCAATCGTATTCAGCACATCTTTTGTGATTTCCCTCCTGTTCTGAGCTTGGCTTGTACTGACACATCGATCAACGTCCTAGTGGACTTTGTTATCAATTCTTGCAAGATCCTGGCCACCTTTCTGTTAATCCTCAGCTCCTATGTGCAGATCACCTGCACAGTGCTCAGAATTCCTTCAGCTGCAGGCAAGAAGAAGGCCTTCTCCACATGTGCCTCTCACCTCACTGTGGTCCTCATCTTCTATGGGAGCATCCTCTTCATGTATGTGCGGCTGAAGAAGAGCTACTCCCTGGACTATGACCGGGCCCTGGCTGTGGTCTACTCGGTGCTCACACCCTTCCTCAACCCCTTTATCTATAGCTTGCGCAACAAAGAGATCAAGGAGGCTGTGAGAAGGCAGTTAAAGAGGATGGGGATACTGGAGTGA
- the LOC113890408 gene encoding olfactory receptor 6K6: MTSENQTRVTEFLFSMFPHLHEGGLLFFILLLLIYGFIVTGNLMIFIITQLDAALHTPMYFFIRVLSFLEIWYTTTTIPKILSCLVSEQKTISLAGCFLQMYFFHSLGITEGCVLTAMAIDRYIAICNPLHYPNIMTPKLCVHLTAGSCLCGFLLVLPEIAWIGALPFCGSNQIQQIFCDFTPVLSLACTDTSLVVIMDAIHAVEILASFLVIALSYLRIIVVILQMPSAEGRHKAFSTCAAHLAVFLLFFGSVAVMYLRFSATYSVFWDTAIAVTFVILAPFFNPIIYSLRNKDMKDAIGRLFGYQKRAGGVKR; the protein is encoded by the coding sequence ATGACCAGTGAGAATCAGACAAGGGTGACTGAGTTCCTCTTCTCTATGTTCCCACATTTACATGAAGGTGGCCTCTTATTCTTTATTCTCTTGCTTCTTATCTATGGATTTATCGTAACTGGAAACCTAATGATATTCATTATTACCCAGCTGGATGCGGCCTTGCACACCCCCATGTATTTCTTCATCCGTGTCCTCTCTTTCCTGGAGATCTGGTATACCACAACCACCATCCCCAAGATTCTCTCTTGCCTAGTCAGTGAGCAGAAAACCATCTCTCTTGCTGGTTGCTTTCTTCAGATGTACTTCTTCCACTCACTTGGCATCACAGAAGGCTGTGTCCTGACAGCAATGGCAATTGACAGGTACATAGCTATCTGCAACCCCCTCCATTACCCAAACATTATGACTCCCAAACTCTGTGTCCATCTGACAGCTGGATCCTGCCTCTGTGGCTTCCTCCTGGTGCTCCCTGAAATTGCATGGATTGGTGCCCTGCCTTTCTGTGGCTCCAATCAGATCCAGCAGATCTTCTGTGACTTCACCCCTGTGCTGAGCTTGGCCTGCACAGATACATCCCTGGTGGTCATTATGGATGCCATCCATGCAGTGGAGATCCTGGCCTCCTTCCTGGTCATCGCCCTATCCTACCTCCGGATCATTGTGGTGATTCTGCAAATGCCCTCGGCTGAAGGCCGCCACAAAGCTTTCTCTACCTGTGCTGCCCACCTTGCTGTGTTCTTGCTGTTTTTTGGCAGTGTGGCTGTCATGTACTTGCGATTCTCAGCCACCTACTCTGTGTTTTGGGACACAGCAATTGCTGTCACTTTTGTTATCCTCGCTCCCTTCTTCAACCCCATTATCTATAGCCTGAGAAATAAGGATATGAAAGATGCAATTGGGAGGCTCTTTGGCTATCAGAAGAGGGCTGGTGGGGTTAAGAGATAG
- the LOC113882706 gene encoding LOW QUALITY PROTEIN: olfactory receptor 6K3-like (The sequence of the model RefSeq protein was modified relative to this genomic sequence to represent the inferred CDS: inserted 1 base in 1 codon), whose translation MDQENQTMVTEFYFSDFPQFEKGSLLFFIPLFLIYVFIIVGNFMIFFAVQLDARLHNPMYNFVSIFSFLEIWYTTVTIPKMLSNLVSKEKTISFTGCLLQMYFFHSLGVTEALVLTVMAIDRYIAICHPLRYATIMTPRLCIQLSAGSSIFGFLMLLPEIVWISTLPFXGPNQIHQLFCDFEPVLGLACTDTSMILIEDVIHAISILTSVCIITLSYLRIIVVILRIPSGKSRQKAFSTCAAHITIFLLFFGSVTLMYLRFSVTFPPLLDKAIALMFAVLAPLFNPIIYSLRNKDMKDAIKKILCSWGFTVKILDQVLLKA comes from the exons ATGGATCAGGAGAATCAGACAATGGTGactgaattttatttctctgatttccCTCAGTTTGAGAAGGGCAGTCTCTTATTCTTCATTCCTTTGTTCTTAATTTACGTGTTCATTATTGTTGGAAATTTCATGATCTTCTTTGCTGTCCAGCTGGATGCACGTCTCCACAATCCCATGTACAATTTCGTCAGCATCTTCTCCTTCCTGGAGATTTGGTACACCACAGTGACCATCCCCAAGATGCTCTCCAACCTTGTCAGTAAAGAGAAGACTATTTCTTTCACTGGCTGCCTCctgcaaatgtatttttttcactcACTTGGGGTCACAGAAGCCCTAGTCCTCACAGTGATGGCCATTGATAGGTACATTGCCATTTGCCACCCCCTCCGCTATGCAACCATTATGACCCCTCGACTATGCATCCAACTCTCTGCTGGTTCTAGCATCTTTGGCTTCCTTATGCTACTGCCTGAGATTGTGTGGATTTCTACTCTTCCCT GTGGTCCCAACCAAATCCATCAACTCTTCTGTGACTTTGAACCTGTATTAGGCTTAGCCTGTACAGATACATCTATGATTCTGATTGAAGATGTGATTCATGCTATTTCCATCCTAACTTCTGTTTGTATCATCACCCTTTCCTATTTAAGAATCATTGTTGTGATCCTGAGGATTCCCTCAGGTAAGAGCCGTCAGAAGGCATTCTCCACTTGTGCAGCCCACATCACtattttcctcctgttttttGGCAGTGTGACACTCATGTACCTGCGTTTCTCTGTCACTTTCCCACCACTACTGGACAAGGCCATTGCACTAATGTTTGCTGTCCTTGCCCCACTTTTCAACCCAATAATCTACAGTCTGAGAAACAAAGACATGAAAGATGCCATCAAGAAAATCCTCTGTTCTTGGGGCTTCactgtg AAAATTCTCGACCAAGTACTCTTGAAAGCTTGA